From a single Myxococcota bacterium genomic region:
- a CDS encoding COX15/CtaA family protein, with amino-acid sequence MTSLPEDRRVALRAGRAAAVLAGAAWLLIVIGALVRAHGAGLSCPDWPLCHGRLVPDFDARIALEWGHRLFAGTLGFGVAGVALALLRRRALRARFARSLAAIFALLGTQIVLGGLTVLLGLAPWTVTAHLVTGNLFALALAWLARDLLDAARETPRPRASLSPSSARLVWLTGALVALQVVLGGLVSSHYAGLACATFPLCNGDSLAPTLSGPVGLHVLHRTNAYALAAAYLALAWRTPGLAREGVALVFTQIIVGAANVLLRLPVEVTALHSALAAGIVLTTGLLARDALHARVAPKGAGAAERGLVGAAR; translated from the coding sequence GTGACTTCCCTCCCCGAAGACCGCCGGGTGGCGCTGCGCGCCGGCCGGGCCGCCGCCGTGCTGGCGGGGGCCGCCTGGCTCTTGATCGTGATCGGCGCGCTCGTGCGCGCGCACGGGGCGGGTCTCTCGTGCCCGGACTGGCCGCTGTGTCACGGACGGCTCGTGCCCGATTTCGACGCGCGCATCGCGCTCGAGTGGGGTCACCGGCTGTTCGCGGGGACCTTGGGCTTCGGCGTGGCCGGCGTGGCGCTCGCGCTCTTGCGCCGGCGCGCGCTGCGGGCGCGCTTCGCGCGCTCGCTCGCGGCGATCTTCGCGCTGCTCGGCACGCAGATCGTGCTGGGCGGACTCACCGTGCTGCTCGGGCTCGCGCCCTGGACGGTGACTGCGCACCTCGTGACCGGGAATCTGTTTGCGCTCGCGCTCGCCTGGCTGGCGCGCGACCTGCTCGACGCCGCGCGCGAGACGCCGCGCCCGCGCGCGAGTCTCTCGCCCTCGAGCGCGCGGCTGGTCTGGCTGACCGGCGCGCTCGTGGCGCTGCAGGTCGTGCTGGGCGGGCTCGTGTCGAGTCACTATGCGGGCCTGGCGTGCGCGACCTTCCCGCTGTGCAACGGCGACTCGCTCGCGCCCACGCTCAGCGGCCCGGTCGGGCTGCACGTGCTGCACCGCACGAACGCCTACGCGCTGGCCGCGGCCTACCTGGCGCTGGCCTGGCGCACGCCGGGGCTGGCGCGCGAGGGCGTGGCCCTGGTGTTCACGCAGATCATCGTGGGCGCGGCGAACGTGCTCCTGCGGCTGCCGGTCGAGGTGACCGCGCTCCACTCGGCGTTGGCGGCCGGGATCGTGCTCACCACCGGCCTGCTCGCGCGCGACGCGCTGCACGCGCGGGTCGCCCCCAAGGGAGCCGGCGCTGCGGAGCGCGGGCTGGTGGGAGCGGCGCGATGA
- the rfbA gene encoding glucose-1-phosphate thymidylyltransferase RfbA, with translation MKGIVLAGGAGTRLHPITQVASKQLQPVYDKPMIFYPLATLMLADIREILLISTPQDVPRFQSLLGDGSAWGISISYAVQPEPKGIAQAFLVGERFIAGSRVALILGDNLFYGRMRLDEIVREFRSGAVIFGYPVRDPQRYGVVEFDEAGKVVSLVEKPKQPRSNLAVPGIYLYDESVVERTKSLRPSPRGELEITDLNRGYLESGELRAVRLGRGIAWLDTGTHESLLEAANFIATIEQRQGLKIACLEEVAFRRGFLDAAGLERTLRAMPASPYRDYCAALLQEP, from the coding sequence ATGAAGGGAATCGTTCTCGCCGGCGGCGCGGGCACGCGGCTGCATCCGATCACGCAAGTCGCGAGCAAGCAGCTGCAGCCGGTCTACGACAAGCCGATGATCTTCTACCCGCTGGCGACGCTCATGCTGGCGGACATCCGCGAGATCCTGTTGATCTCGACCCCCCAAGACGTGCCGCGCTTCCAGTCTCTGCTCGGCGACGGCTCGGCCTGGGGTATCTCGATCTCCTACGCCGTGCAGCCCGAGCCCAAGGGCATCGCGCAGGCGTTTCTGGTGGGCGAGCGCTTCATCGCCGGCAGTCGCGTGGCGCTGATCCTGGGTGACAACCTGTTCTACGGCCGCATGCGCCTGGACGAGATCGTGCGCGAGTTCCGCTCCGGCGCGGTGATCTTCGGCTATCCGGTGCGCGACCCGCAGCGCTACGGCGTGGTCGAGTTCGACGAGGCCGGCAAGGTCGTGTCACTGGTCGAGAAGCCCAAGCAGCCGCGCTCGAACCTGGCGGTGCCCGGGATCTACCTGTACGACGAGAGCGTGGTCGAGCGCACGAAGTCACTGCGCCCGTCGCCGCGGGGCGAGCTCGAGATCACCGACCTGAACCGCGGCTATCTCGAGAGCGGCGAGCTGCGCGCGGTGCGGCTGGGGCGCGGCATCGCCTGGCTCGACACGGGCACGCACGAGAGCCTGCTCGAGGCCGCGAACTTCATCGCCACGATCGAGCAGCGCCAGGGGCTCAAGATCGCCTGTCTCGAGGAGGTCGCCTTCCGGCGCGGCTTCCTCGACGCCGCCGGCCTCGAGCGCACGCTGCGCGCCATGCCGGCGTCGCCCTACCGCGACTACTGCGCGGCGCTGTTGCAAGAGCCCTGA
- a CDS encoding cytochrome c codes for MSRVWSVLVLAALVAACGGGEKKSEPAAPPSTSLETGTPATPTAPPPAAPVPSGNLRGDAEAGKALYAQYCATCHGAGGKGDGPVAATLNPKPANHTDHVFMAGLSDQHLYQVISKGGASVGKSPMMAPWGGVINDQGIKDLIAFLRQLSNT; via the coding sequence ATGAGTCGCGTCTGGTCCGTCCTCGTGCTGGCGGCGCTCGTCGCTGCGTGCGGGGGCGGGGAGAAGAAGAGCGAGCCCGCGGCGCCGCCCTCCACGTCGCTCGAGACCGGCACGCCGGCCACGCCCACCGCGCCGCCGCCGGCCGCGCCGGTGCCCTCGGGCAACCTGCGCGGCGACGCCGAAGCCGGTAAGGCCCTGTACGCGCAGTACTGCGCCACCTGTCACGGTGCGGGCGGCAAGGGCGACGGTCCGGTCGCGGCCACGCTCAACCCCAAGCCCGCGAATCACACCGACCACGTGTTCATGGCGGGACTCAGCGACCAGCACCTCTACCAGGTGATCTCGAAGGGCGGCGCCTCGGTCGGAAAGTCGCCGATGATGGCGCCCTGGGGCGGGGTGATCAACGATCAGGGCATCAAGGACCTGATCGCCTTCCTGCGCCAGCTCTCCAACACCTGA
- a CDS encoding SGNH/GDSL hydrolase family protein, producing MSRLAARLGLAAASLFLVLGSAEAALRIFGFGEVMTYQADPRFGYLMRPSQRISTWGDVIAINSLGLRGPELRNPKPPGLLRVIFAGDSVTYGGGRVHEYELFCRRVEALAANEGLELEAVNVSAPGWSPQNWVAWLDAHGTLDADLVLPVFPAIDLRRPFATMDKVGIVDRAPALRLGTLLLKLRAQRIPGLPLTNESLQANVDAVRGVLARFPATPFLAVFVESRPTQEPKPSYWGPYEALFPDPIDVRSELGPSDFVDDVHLSPAGHAAVAQRVWSRLGPRLRELLDARRARPL from the coding sequence GTGAGCCGGCTCGCCGCGCGGCTGGGACTGGCGGCGGCGAGTCTGTTTCTCGTGCTCGGGTCGGCCGAGGCGGCGCTGCGCATCTTCGGCTTCGGCGAGGTCATGACCTACCAGGCCGATCCGCGCTTCGGCTATCTCATGCGGCCGTCGCAGCGCATCTCGACCTGGGGCGACGTGATCGCGATCAACTCGCTCGGGCTGCGCGGCCCCGAGCTGCGCAACCCCAAGCCGCCCGGCCTCCTGCGCGTGATCTTCGCCGGTGACTCGGTCACCTACGGCGGCGGGCGCGTGCACGAGTACGAGCTCTTCTGCCGCCGCGTCGAAGCACTGGCCGCCAACGAAGGCCTCGAGCTCGAGGCCGTGAACGTGTCCGCGCCGGGCTGGTCGCCGCAGAACTGGGTCGCCTGGCTCGACGCGCACGGCACGCTCGACGCCGACCTGGTCCTGCCCGTGTTCCCCGCGATCGACCTGCGCCGGCCGTTCGCCACCATGGACAAGGTCGGCATCGTCGACCGCGCGCCCGCGCTGCGGCTGGGCACGCTCTTGCTCAAGCTGCGCGCCCAGCGCATCCCCGGCCTGCCGCTCACCAACGAGTCACTGCAGGCGAACGTGGACGCCGTGCGCGGCGTCTTGGCGCGCTTCCCGGCCACGCCGTTCCTGGCGGTGTTCGTGGAGTCGCGTCCGACGCAGGAGCCCAAGCCGAGCTACTGGGGCCCCTACGAAGCGCTGTTTCCCGACCCGATCGACGTGCGCAGCGAGCTCGGACCTTCGGACTTCGTCGACGACGTACACCTCTCGCCCGCGGGTCACGCGGCCGTGGCGCAGCGCGTCTGGTCGCGGCTCGGCCCGCGCCTGCGCGAGCTACTCGACGCGCGCCGCGCGCGCCCGCTCTAG
- a CDS encoding sulfatase-like hydrolase/transferase produces MTAAWGILLAGCAAVLTLVDTLLIARTTGLFTGGFLVEGARRTPAQIAAFLLDSLALDATLVLGAWLVALPLLRRTRLLGLQRLAVAALAVLVPAFGFLYVRYRLFLYLGKILDPGLWLALAGGSPLEWIAQGEAQITPVALAIGAVALSGALGVRVLRPLAWRAEPRGGWEVPAALTLAAGFLCASGLSIAVLSSECAHGGTSCDALESKASGAVLLPLFQRATDFDFDGYGMFAPLADPAPFDATRHPYALDLPGDGIDQNGLAGDHPADYRRPPDGFVDRPVFRRKPSLLIVFLEGVRADVVGAQLAGKPVTPFLERLSAEGARSERFYANSPYTARSRGQLVGGRLAPYPGQSTLVDDFHANGYEVAWISGQDESFGSDESKMLGLERVDSYFDARSDAAHSVARYGTTGSLMLSWKRVNAEVESYLGRRTGDRPLLLYVNYGDTHFPYDHRELDDVLGVPRLGVRQIRPDDPAGVYATYANATANVDRALERLVALWRAHAGPDAAVLVTSDHGEALFESGALGHGLSLDATQTRVPLVVVGLGGDWPEPAAISDLRGELQRALASNGATRPRFVPEPGRRVLQYMALVERPRLLCLRGLDTELRYDTTDPPPPESEDFRQMVWWWESLQLERARAARVE; encoded by the coding sequence GTGACTGCGGCGTGGGGGATCTTACTCGCCGGCTGCGCCGCCGTGCTGACTCTGGTGGATACGCTCTTGATTGCGCGCACCACGGGTCTCTTCACCGGCGGCTTCCTGGTCGAGGGCGCCCGGCGCACGCCGGCCCAGATCGCCGCGTTCCTGCTGGATTCGCTCGCCCTGGACGCGACGCTGGTGCTGGGCGCATGGCTCGTCGCCCTGCCGCTCCTGCGTCGCACGCGGCTCCTGGGCCTGCAGAGACTCGCGGTGGCCGCGCTGGCGGTGCTGGTGCCGGCCTTCGGCTTCCTCTACGTGCGCTACCGCCTGTTCCTCTACCTGGGCAAGATCCTCGATCCCGGGCTGTGGCTGGCGCTGGCGGGCGGGTCGCCGCTCGAGTGGATCGCGCAGGGCGAGGCGCAGATCACGCCGGTGGCGTTGGCGATCGGCGCGGTCGCGCTGTCGGGAGCGCTGGGCGTGCGCGTGCTGCGGCCGCTCGCGTGGCGCGCCGAGCCACGCGGTGGCTGGGAGGTCCCGGCCGCGCTGACGCTCGCGGCGGGCTTCCTGTGCGCGTCGGGTCTCTCGATCGCGGTGCTCTCGAGTGAGTGCGCGCACGGCGGCACCAGCTGCGATGCGCTCGAGAGCAAGGCGTCGGGCGCTGTCCTGTTGCCGCTCTTCCAGCGCGCGACCGACTTCGACTTCGACGGCTACGGCATGTTCGCCCCGCTGGCCGACCCCGCGCCCTTCGACGCCACCAGGCACCCGTACGCGCTCGACCTGCCCGGCGACGGCATCGACCAGAACGGGCTGGCGGGCGACCACCCGGCCGACTACCGGCGTCCGCCGGACGGCTTCGTCGACCGGCCCGTCTTCCGCCGCAAGCCGAGCCTCTTGATCGTGTTTCTCGAGGGCGTGCGCGCGGACGTGGTCGGCGCGCAGCTCGCCGGCAAGCCCGTGACTCCCTTCCTCGAGAGACTCTCGGCCGAAGGCGCGCGCTCCGAGCGCTTCTACGCCAACTCGCCCTACACGGCGCGCTCGCGCGGGCAGCTCGTGGGCGGGAGACTCGCGCCCTATCCGGGCCAGTCGACGCTGGTCGACGACTTCCACGCCAACGGCTACGAGGTGGCCTGGATCTCGGGGCAGGACGAGTCCTTCGGCTCCGACGAGAGCAAGATGCTGGGCCTGGAGCGCGTCGACTCGTACTTCGACGCGCGCAGCGACGCCGCGCACTCGGTGGCGCGCTACGGCACGACCGGCAGCTTGATGCTCTCGTGGAAGCGCGTGAACGCCGAGGTCGAGTCGTATCTCGGCCGCCGCACCGGCGATCGCCCGCTGTTGCTCTACGTGAACTACGGAGACACCCACTTCCCGTACGACCACCGCGAGCTCGACGACGTGCTGGGCGTGCCGCGCCTGGGCGTGCGGCAGATCCGGCCCGACGACCCGGCCGGCGTGTACGCCACCTACGCCAACGCCACGGCGAACGTCGACCGCGCGCTCGAGCGGCTGGTGGCGCTGTGGCGCGCGCACGCCGGACCCGACGCCGCGGTGCTCGTGACCTCGGACCACGGCGAGGCGCTGTTCGAGAGCGGCGCGCTCGGTCACGGCCTGTCGCTCGACGCGACACAGACGCGTGTACCCCTGGTGGTGGTCGGGCTGGGCGGCGACTGGCCCGAGCCGGCGGCCATCAGTGACCTGCGCGGCGAGCTCCAGCGCGCGCTCGCCAGCAACGGCGCCACGCGCCCCCGCTTCGTTCCCGAGCCCGGGCGGCGCGTGCTGCAGTACATGGCGCTGGTCGAACGGCCGCGGCTTTTGTGTCTGCGCGGCCTCGACACGGAGCTGCGCTACGACACCACCGACCCCCCGCCCCCCGAGAGCGAGGACTTCCGCCAGATGGTCTGGTGGTGGGAGAGCCTGCAGCTAGAGCGGGCGCGCGCGGCGCGCGTCGAGTAG
- the rpmG gene encoding 50S ribosomal protein L33, translated as MAKKGAREKIKLESTAGTGFFYTTRKNKQNTPDKLEVKKYDPVVRKHVVFKEAKLK; from the coding sequence ATGGCGAAGAAGGGCGCGCGCGAAAAGATCAAGCTCGAGTCGACGGCGGGGACCGGTTTCTTCTACACGACCCGGAAGAACAAGCAGAACACCCCCGACAAGCTCGAGGTGAAGAAGTACGACCCCGTCGTGCGCAAGCACGTCGTGTTCAAAGAGGCCAAGCTCAAGTAG
- a CDS encoding acyl-CoA dehydrogenase family protein: MNFEPDADYQGITAEAAKLAARFDDDYWLLHDEKKQFPWEFYNAFAEAGWVGVLVPEKYGGAGLGVTHAGALLRAVAGSAGAMNAASTMHLSIFGMGPVIHHGSEAMKEKYLPPTATGKLHVSFGVTEDDAGTDTSRIRTFARRDGEGWVVNGKKVWNTKAQQAQKILLLARTTPREECARRLDGMTLFLADLDPKHVEIREIPKLGRNAVNSNEVFIHDLPVSNADVVGEVGRGFYCLLDGINPERIVISAEAVGIGFRALERAVAYARERIVFDRPIGQNQAIAHPLADSYSELVAAELLWQKAAWTYDRGEPAGPLANMAKVRCADASFRACDRALQTLGGFGYAREFHVERYWREARLMRLAPISQEMALNFVAEHVLDLPRSY; this comes from the coding sequence ATGAACTTCGAACCGGACGCCGACTACCAGGGCATCACGGCCGAAGCCGCCAAGCTCGCCGCGCGCTTCGACGACGACTACTGGCTGCTTCACGACGAGAAGAAGCAGTTCCCCTGGGAGTTCTACAACGCCTTCGCCGAGGCCGGCTGGGTCGGCGTGCTCGTGCCCGAGAAGTACGGCGGGGCGGGGCTCGGAGTGACTCACGCGGGCGCGCTGTTGCGCGCCGTGGCGGGCAGCGCGGGCGCGATGAACGCGGCGTCGACCATGCACCTGTCGATCTTCGGCATGGGGCCGGTCATCCACCACGGCTCCGAGGCGATGAAGGAGAAGTATCTCCCGCCCACGGCGACCGGGAAGCTGCACGTCTCGTTCGGAGTCACCGAGGACGACGCCGGCACCGACACCTCGCGCATCCGCACGTTCGCGCGCCGCGACGGCGAAGGCTGGGTCGTGAACGGCAAGAAGGTCTGGAACACCAAGGCCCAGCAGGCGCAGAAGATCCTGTTGCTGGCGCGCACCACGCCCCGCGAGGAGTGCGCGCGGCGGCTCGACGGCATGACGCTGTTCCTCGCGGACCTCGACCCCAAGCACGTCGAGATCCGCGAGATCCCCAAGCTCGGCCGCAATGCCGTGAACTCGAACGAGGTGTTCATCCACGACCTGCCCGTGTCGAACGCCGACGTGGTGGGCGAGGTCGGGCGCGGCTTCTACTGCCTGCTCGACGGCATCAACCCGGAGCGGATCGTGATCTCCGCCGAGGCGGTCGGCATCGGCTTCCGGGCGCTCGAGCGGGCGGTGGCCTACGCGCGCGAGCGCATCGTGTTCGATCGGCCGATCGGCCAGAACCAGGCGATCGCCCACCCGCTCGCCGACTCGTACAGCGAGCTCGTGGCGGCGGAGCTCTTGTGGCAGAAGGCCGCGTGGACCTACGACCGGGGCGAGCCGGCCGGCCCGCTCGCCAACATGGCGAAGGTCCGCTGCGCGGACGCCTCCTTCCGGGCCTGCGACCGGGCGCTGCAGACGCTGGGCGGCTTCGGCTACGCGCGGGAATTCCACGTCGAGCGCTACTGGCGCGAGGCCCGGCTGATGCGGCTGGCGCCGATCTCCCAGGAGATGGCGCTGAACTTCGTGGCGGAGCACGTGCTGGACCTGCCTCGCTCGTATTGA
- a CDS encoding acyl-CoA thioesterase codes for MTEIFRRTRVIRPDDVDELGHVNNVRWVHFVAELAVAHASLHGSGLDALRGQGALWIVRRHELDYRRPALPGEEIVEETWVHAMTGAKSDRRSRFTRACDGALLVEAVSIWAYVDAKTLKPARIPEALRARFAQEP; via the coding sequence ATGACCGAGATCTTCCGCCGCACGCGCGTGATTCGCCCCGACGACGTCGACGAGCTGGGTCACGTGAACAACGTGCGCTGGGTGCACTTCGTGGCGGAGCTCGCGGTGGCGCACGCGTCGCTGCACGGCTCGGGTCTCGACGCGCTGCGCGGCCAGGGCGCGCTGTGGATCGTGCGCCGGCACGAGCTCGACTACCGCCGCCCCGCCCTGCCCGGCGAGGAGATCGTCGAGGAGACCTGGGTCCACGCCATGACCGGCGCGAAGAGCGATCGGCGCTCGCGTTTCACGCGCGCCTGCGACGGTGCGCTCCTGGTCGAGGCGGTGTCGATCTGGGCCTACGTCGACGCGAAGACGCTCAAGCCGGCGCGCATTCCCGAGGCGCTGCGCGCGCGCTTCGCGCAAGAGCCGTGA
- a CDS encoding CoA transferase, with product MVAPLEGIRVIEVASFVAAPSGGALLADLGAEVVKVEVPEGELYRHTKPHMGGYKTDFDGAPPFEMDNRGKRSLALDLQKPEALAALERVIAGADVVLTNLLPGRQRKYRLDAESLRAKFPKLIHATLNGYGVRGEEADAPAFDYTAYWARTGMMDMFRAPEAIPAFLRPGVGDHAAGVSLVAGILAALRVRDRTGEGQAIEVSLLQIGLYIAGNDFANVLATGQSPPMHDRAAPRNPMWNSYRTADDRWLMLVMVDSQRYWPKLCAAIELESLVEDPRFADPVARYRNSRALVERLDAAFATRTLAEWETELRRHPLIWSPVRRMHELIDDPQVAAMGYFSSVDHPKLGKFKSVGPPFKMSAHAMPASRPAPELGADTEAVLRRAGLTPDEIDKLRRR from the coding sequence ATGGTTGCGCCGCTCGAGGGGATCCGGGTCATCGAGGTCGCCAGCTTCGTCGCCGCGCCGTCGGGTGGGGCCCTGCTCGCGGACCTGGGCGCCGAGGTCGTGAAGGTCGAGGTGCCCGAGGGCGAGCTCTACCGCCACACCAAGCCCCACATGGGCGGCTACAAGACCGACTTCGACGGCGCGCCGCCCTTCGAGATGGACAACCGCGGAAAGCGCTCGCTCGCGCTCGACCTGCAGAAGCCCGAGGCGCTGGCCGCGCTCGAGCGGGTGATCGCCGGCGCCGACGTGGTGCTCACGAACCTCTTGCCCGGGCGGCAGCGCAAGTACCGGCTCGACGCCGAGTCCCTGCGCGCGAAGTTCCCGAAGCTCATCCACGCCACGCTGAACGGCTACGGCGTGCGCGGCGAGGAGGCCGACGCGCCGGCGTTCGACTACACGGCCTACTGGGCGCGCACCGGCATGATGGACATGTTCCGCGCGCCCGAGGCCATTCCCGCGTTCCTGCGCCCGGGCGTCGGCGACCATGCCGCGGGCGTGTCACTCGTGGCCGGCATCCTGGCGGCGCTGCGCGTGCGCGACCGGACGGGCGAGGGCCAGGCGATCGAGGTGTCGCTGCTGCAGATCGGCCTCTACATCGCCGGCAACGACTTCGCGAACGTGTTGGCCACGGGCCAGAGCCCGCCCATGCACGACCGCGCCGCGCCGCGCAACCCGATGTGGAACTCCTACCGCACGGCCGACGACCGCTGGCTCATGCTGGTCATGGTCGACTCACAGCGTTACTGGCCCAAGCTGTGCGCGGCGATCGAGCTCGAGTCACTCGTCGAGGACCCGCGCTTCGCCGACCCGGTCGCGCGCTACCGGAACTCGCGCGCGCTGGTCGAACGGCTCGACGCCGCGTTCGCGACGCGCACCCTGGCCGAGTGGGAGACCGAGCTGCGGCGTCACCCGCTGATCTGGTCGCCGGTGCGGCGCATGCACGAGCTGATCGACGACCCGCAGGTGGCCGCGATGGGCTACTTCTCGAGCGTCGACCACCCCAAGCTCGGCAAGTTCAAGAGCGTGGGTCCGCCGTTCAAGATGTCGGCCCACGCCATGCCCGCGAGCCGGCCCGCGCCCGAGCTCGGCGCAGACACCGAGGCCGTGCTGCGGCGCGCGGGACTCACTCCGGACGAGATCGACAAGCTGCGCCGCCGCTAG
- a CDS encoding heme o synthase has protein sequence MNAYLALTKPRLLPLVLFSGLPALVLAEGHWPSLGLAAWTLLGTALAAGAANALNSYLERDLDARMLRTRTRPLPAGVLRPERALALGLVLSVLGTGVLWLAAGPAPAGIALAAILFYVFVYTLWLKPRTPFAVVAGGVSGAIAPLIADAAADGRISLAGWILFAIIFLWQPPHFYAIAMNHRADYQRAGFPMLFDRIGDRATCQRSLLWILSLLPVTLAPVWLGMLGWGYGAVTLGLWAWFFAAAVGLLRRQDAPAAKKTFRVSLVYLMGTFLAMLVDLALRSAA, from the coding sequence ATGAACGCGTATCTCGCGCTGACCAAGCCCCGCCTGCTGCCGCTCGTCTTGTTCTCGGGCCTGCCCGCGCTGGTGCTGGCCGAAGGTCACTGGCCGTCGCTCGGGCTCGCGGCCTGGACGCTCCTCGGCACGGCGCTGGCGGCGGGCGCGGCGAACGCGCTCAACAGCTATCTCGAGCGCGACCTCGACGCGCGCATGCTGCGCACGCGCACGCGGCCGCTGCCGGCGGGCGTGCTGCGGCCCGAGCGCGCGCTCGCGCTCGGCTTGGTTCTGTCGGTGCTCGGCACCGGCGTGTTGTGGCTCGCGGCGGGCCCCGCGCCCGCGGGCATCGCGCTGGCCGCGATCCTCTTCTACGTGTTCGTGTACACGCTGTGGCTCAAGCCGCGCACGCCGTTCGCGGTGGTCGCGGGCGGTGTCTCGGGCGCGATCGCGCCGCTCATCGCCGACGCCGCCGCCGACGGCCGGATCTCGCTCGCCGGCTGGATCCTGTTCGCCATCATCTTCCTGTGGCAGCCGCCGCACTTCTACGCGATCGCCATGAACCACCGCGCCGACTACCAGCGCGCGGGCTTCCCGATGCTGTTCGACCGCATCGGCGACCGGGCGACCTGCCAGCGCAGCCTGCTCTGGATCCTGTCACTCCTGCCTGTGACTCTCGCGCCCGTGTGGCTGGGCATGCTCGGCTGGGGCTACGGCGCAGTGACTCTGGGGCTCTGGGCCTGGTTCTTCGCGGCGGCCGTCGGGCTGCTGCGCCGGCAGGACGCGCCAGCGGCGAAGAAGACCTTCCGCGTGTCGCTCGTGTATCTCATGGGCACGTTCCTGGCGATGCTCGTCGACCTCGCGCTGCGGAGCGCCGCATGA